A window of Alphaproteobacteria bacterium genomic DNA:
GCGGCCGGTGACGCCGGCCAGGGTGGGCAGGCCGGCCTGGAAGTAGCTGATCGAGCCGATCATGTGAAAGAGGAAGAGCATGGCGTCGGGGCGTGAGAAACGGCCGGCCAAAGCCTCGTCCACCAGGCCGGCCATGCGGTGCAGCACCTCGCCGAAGATCCAGTGCTCGACGCGTTCGGTGCGGCCTACGTTGTCCATCAGCTCGCGCATCACGATCTGGGCGTAGTGGGGCCGGCGCTCGGTCCACTCGAGCAGCGCATCGGCCAGCGCCATGACCCGGCCGTCGGGCGCCAGGCCGGCCTCGGCTGCCTGGGCGTAGACCTCCTCGAGGCTCTCGGCGATGCGCTCCAGCACGGCCGCATAGATGGCGGCCTTGCTGGAGAAATGGTGCAACAGCGAGGCGTTGGGCATGCCCAGCCGGCGGCCCATGTCGCGCAGGCTGGTGCCGTAGAAACCCCTGGCGGCAAAGCCCTGCTCGGCCTCCTGCAAGAGCCGCTCGCGGGTCTCCTTACCGCGTTGGACGCGGCTGCTCGGAGCTTGTGTTTCTGTCTGCATTTCATTTCTACCGATCAGTTGGTAAGTATAATAGGCAATCCCACCAGGTTTGTAAAGCCCCGCCGTTTCCGGTTTCCTTCGCCGCCCTGGTGTGCCAACGTTGAAGAGGAAAAAAGGCCCCCGTGGGGCCCGGCGGGGGGCCACAGAGCGGGAGAGAAAAATGGCCAAGGACATCGTGAGAATAGGCGGCGCCGCCGGTTTCTGGGGCGACACCAACGCGGCCCCGGTGCAACTGGTGGAGGGCGGCAAGCTCGACTACGTGGTTTTCGACTACCTGGCCGAGGTCACCATGTCGATCCTGGCCCGGGCCAAGGCGAAGAACGCGGACGCCGGCTACGCTATCGACTTCATCCAGTACGTCATGCCGGCCATCGTCAGGCCGGTGGCGGAACAGGGCATCCGCGTCATTGCCAACGCCGGCGGCATGAATTCCCAGGCCTGCGCCGAGGCCGTGCGCAAGATCGCCGCCGAGGCCGGCGTCAGCCTCAAGGTAGCGGTGGTGCTGGGCGACGATTTGATGCCGAGACTCGACGAGGTCCGGGCGCTCGGGCCCACCGAGTGGGCCAGCGGCGAGGCGTTGCCGGAAAAACTCGCCAGCATGAACGCCTATCTTGGTGCCTTCTCCATCGCCGAAGCCCTGGCCGATGGCGCCGACGTGGTGATCACCGGCCGCGTCGTCGACAGTGCCGTGACGCTGGCGGCCTTGATCCACGAATTCGACTGGCAGGTGGACGATTACGACCTGCTGGCGGCCGGCAGTCTCTGTGGCCACATTCTCGAATGCGGAACCCAGGCCACCGGCGGCAACCACACCGACTGGCAGCTCGTGCCGGGCTGGGACGACATGGGCTATCCCATCGCGGAATGCAAAGCCGACGGCTCCTTCGTGCTGAGCAAGGTGGACGGCACCGGCGGCCTGATCACGCCGGGCACGGTGGGCGAGCAGATGCTCTACGAGATCGGCGACCCGCGGGCCTACCTCTTGCCCGACGTCTCCTGTGATTTTACCGCCGTCACCATGACCCAGGCCGGAGAAAACCGGGTGGCGGTGAGTGGTGCCCGTGGACGGCCGCCGAGCGCCACCTACAAGGTCTCGGCCACCTACATGGACGGCTTTCGCTGCGCCACCTCGGTAATGCTGGGCGGCCGCGACGCCGCCGCCAAGGCGCGGCGCACGGGCGAAGCCATCTTCGAGCGCACGCGGCGCATGTTCCGCGAACGCAATCTCGGTGATTATCGCGAAACCCGCATCGAGACCTTCGGCGCCGAAGAGATGTACGGCGCCCAGACCCGCGCCGGCGCAGCCCGCGAGATCGTGCTCAAGGTCTCGGCGAGGCACGACCAGAAGGAGGCGCTGGATCTCTATTCGCTGGAAATCGCCCAGGCGGCGCTGGGCGCGGCGCCCGGCATCAGCGTTTTCCAGCCCGGCCGGGCGCGTCCCCAGCCGGTGATCCGGCTGTTTTCCTTCCTCATCGACAAGGCCGCCGTGCCGGTCGAGGTCGACGTCGAGGGCGAAAGCCGGCCCAGCGAGCTGGCGACGGACGGCGGATTCGATCCGGCCAGCCTGCCCGACCAGACTCCGGCTCTTCCCGAATCGGATCCCGAGGATCCGGTCACCGTGCCGCTGATCGCGCTGGCTTATGGCCGCAGCGGCGACAAGGGCAACCATGCCAACATCGGCCTGGTGGCCCGGGATCCTGAGTTCCTGCCCTGGATCAACCGGGCCGTCACCGAGGCGGCGGTGGCGGAATATTTCGAGCACTATCTCGAGGGCAACGTGGTGCGCTACCAGCTGCCCGGCATCCATGGCCTCAATTTCATGCTGCTGGATGCGCTTGGCGGCGGCGGCATCGCCTCGTTGCGCACCGACCCGCAGGGCAAGGCCTACGCCCAGATGCTGCTGGATTTGCCGGTCAGCGTGCCACGGGCGCTGGCCGAGGCCCATGAGTTGCCGCAAGAGGAGGCCCAGGACGCGGCGTGAGCGATCCGGTCGTCGAGCGGCGTGAGCACTGGCAGGGGGTCTACGCCGGCAAGGAAGTCGACCAGGTGGGCTGGCACCAGACCGAGCTCACGGTTTCGCTGGAACTGATCGGGCAAGCCGGCCTGGCCGCCGGGGCGGCGGTGATCGACGTCGGTGGCGGCGCCTCGACCTTGGCCGACAGCCTGCACGGCTTGGGCTACGCCG
This region includes:
- a CDS encoding TetR/AcrR family transcriptional regulator, whose translation is MQTETQAPSSRVQRGKETRERLLQEAEQGFAARGFYGTSLRDMGRRLGMPNASLLHHFSSKAAIYAAVLERIAESLEEVYAQAAEAGLAPDGRVMALADALLEWTERRPHYAQIVMRELMDNVGRTERVEHWIFGEVLHRMAGLVDEALAGRFSRPDAMLFLFHMIGSISYFQAGLPTLAGVTGRSEAELAAAYHLEIRDYLSRALGADG
- a CDS encoding DUF1446 domain-containing protein, whose protein sequence is MAKDIVRIGGAAGFWGDTNAAPVQLVEGGKLDYVVFDYLAEVTMSILARAKAKNADAGYAIDFIQYVMPAIVRPVAEQGIRVIANAGGMNSQACAEAVRKIAAEAGVSLKVAVVLGDDLMPRLDEVRALGPTEWASGEALPEKLASMNAYLGAFSIAEALADGADVVITGRVVDSAVTLAALIHEFDWQVDDYDLLAAGSLCGHILECGTQATGGNHTDWQLVPGWDDMGYPIAECKADGSFVLSKVDGTGGLITPGTVGEQMLYEIGDPRAYLLPDVSCDFTAVTMTQAGENRVAVSGARGRPPSATYKVSATYMDGFRCATSVMLGGRDAAAKARRTGEAIFERTRRMFRERNLGDYRETRIETFGAEEMYGAQTRAGAAREIVLKVSARHDQKEALDLYSLEIAQAALGAAPGISVFQPGRARPQPVIRLFSFLIDKAAVPVEVDVEGESRPSELATDGGFDPASLPDQTPALPESDPEDPVTVPLIALAYGRSGDKGNHANIGLVARDPEFLPWINRAVTEAAVAEYFEHYLEGNVVRYQLPGIHGLNFMLLDALGGGGIASLRTDPQGKAYAQMLLDLPVSVPRALAEAHELPQEEAQDAA